A portion of the Krasilnikovia cinnamomea genome contains these proteins:
- a CDS encoding bifunctional 3'-5' exonuclease/DNA polymerase, whose protein sequence is MSHPGGTMADVLVAVVPGPAGGEPAGAAAFGGLLQPLGPDGAPSAAPEAVADLPAAIRAREAAGPVRWVWPATADVYPALLRAGVRVARCHDVELSEALLLGYAGRWGEPRALAAAWARLTGGPVPADPPPRPPEPPGQTQGTLFETATGPPAAAAPERLRALTDVYADQHRRAATTDHPGRFRLLLAAESAGALVGAEMGRVGLPWRADLHDDLLRELLGAPQPVGPPRRLAELAAEINDAFGVHGLHPDSPAEVLRAFARAGIDVPNTRAWVLRRVEHPAVKPLLEFKELYRIWTAHGWGWRDAWVRDGRFRPEYVPGGVVSGRWATRGGGALQIPKVVRRAVVADPGWRFVVADAGQLEPRVLAAVSGDARLAAAAGAGDLYAALAADAFGGDRARAKLALLGAMYGQTGGAAVPALAVLRQRYPTAFEYVEAAARTGEAGGLVRSWLGRTCPPAATAWRDAGLEPPEELGSAESPQGGASGRARGRFTRNFVIQATAAEWALVLLATLRAALADTRAELVFFVHDEVVVHCPAEEADRVVAAVGAGAAEAGRLLFGESAVRFPLDVSVVDCYADAA, encoded by the coding sequence CTGTCACACCCCGGCGGCACAATGGCCGACGTGCTGGTCGCGGTGGTGCCGGGTCCCGCCGGCGGGGAGCCCGCCGGCGCTGCGGCGTTCGGCGGGCTGCTCCAGCCGCTGGGGCCCGACGGCGCCCCGTCGGCCGCCCCCGAGGCGGTGGCGGATCTGCCCGCCGCGATCCGGGCCCGCGAGGCCGCCGGTCCGGTCCGCTGGGTCTGGCCCGCGACCGCGGACGTCTACCCCGCCCTGCTGCGCGCCGGGGTTCGGGTGGCCCGGTGCCACGACGTCGAGCTTTCCGAGGCCCTGCTGCTGGGCTATGCGGGCCGGTGGGGTGAGCCACGCGCGCTGGCGGCCGCCTGGGCCCGGCTGACCGGGGGCCCGGTGCCCGCCGACCCGCCGCCGCGCCCGCCCGAGCCGCCCGGCCAGACCCAGGGCACGCTGTTCGAGACCGCCACCGGCCCGCCGGCCGCCGCCGCGCCCGAGCGGCTCCGGGCCCTCACCGATGTGTATGCCGACCAGCACCGCCGGGCCGCCACCACGGACCATCCCGGCCGGTTCCGGCTGCTGCTGGCCGCCGAGTCCGCCGGGGCGCTGGTCGGCGCCGAAATGGGCCGGGTCGGCCTGCCGTGGCGCGCCGACCTCCACGACGACCTGCTGCGTGAGCTGCTGGGCGCGCCCCAGCCGGTCGGGCCGCCGCGCCGCCTCGCCGAGCTGGCCGCCGAGATCAACGACGCGTTCGGCGTGCACGGCCTGCACCCGGATTCCCCCGCCGAGGTGCTGCGCGCGTTCGCCCGCGCGGGCATCGACGTCCCGAACACCCGCGCCTGGGTGCTGCGCCGGGTGGAGCACCCGGCGGTCAAGCCGCTGCTGGAATTCAAGGAGCTGTACCGGATCTGGACAGCGCACGGCTGGGGCTGGCGCGACGCGTGGGTGCGCGACGGCCGGTTCCGCCCGGAGTACGTACCGGGCGGCGTCGTCTCGGGCCGGTGGGCCACCCGTGGCGGAGGCGCCCTGCAGATCCCCAAGGTGGTGCGCCGGGCCGTCGTCGCCGACCCCGGCTGGCGGTTCGTCGTCGCCGACGCCGGTCAGCTGGAGCCGCGGGTGCTGGCCGCCGTGTCCGGCGACGCCCGGCTCGCCGCGGCCGCCGGCGCCGGTGACCTGTACGCGGCGCTGGCCGCCGACGCGTTCGGCGGCGACCGGGCCCGCGCCAAACTGGCCCTGCTCGGCGCCATGTACGGCCAGACCGGCGGCGCCGCGGTGCCCGCCCTCGCGGTGCTGCGCCAGCGCTACCCCACCGCCTTCGAGTACGTGGAGGCCGCCGCCCGCACCGGCGAGGCCGGGGGACTGGTCCGCTCGTGGCTGGGACGCACCTGCCCGCCCGCCGCCACGGCCTGGCGCGACGCCGGTCTGGAGCCACCCGAGGAACTGGGCTCGGCCGAGTCCCCGCAGGGCGGCGCGTCCGGGCGGGCCCGGGGCCGGTTCACCCGCAACTTCGTCATCCAGGCCACGGCCGCCGAGTGGGCCCTCGTGCTGCTGGCCACGCTGCGCGCCGCGCTCGCGGACACCCGCGCCGAGCTGGTCTTCTTCGTGCACGACGAGGTGGTGGTGCACTGCCCCGCCGAGGAGGCCGACCGGGTCGTCGCGGCGGTGGGGGCGGGCGCGGCCGAGGCCGGGCGGCTGCTGTTCGGGGAGAGCGCGGTGCGTTTCCCGCTCGACGTGTCCGTTGTGGACTGCTACGCCGACGCCGCCTGA
- a CDS encoding methyl-accepting chemotaxis protein — MRKWWRSVSGAKAHPLAQFGDSLYEAFDNAPASLVITDHSGQILYRNKAAGRAVALLLERSGPRAVEELQTILKRVVPKIDSVPYVNPAEPGALVQGTAIYDRFAGGFLVTYTDTTEQARAQALAKELAQELSTASTSLAEAGQELVGNARRSSEQAEGVSQGSAELTESIKEISRGVNSASTSTTAAVQAARDATRRMGQLQESSQRIGSVTKLITEIAEQTNLLALNATIEAARAGELGKGFAVVAGEVKDLAARTAEATGQISEIIEGIQAESTEAAEGISGIVELIDAVAEQQGMIAGAVEEQSATSSEMTGGMQAVADAVQSSAEAAETVLAAAASLKDQATRLITLTATQDN; from the coding sequence ATGCGCAAGTGGTGGCGGTCGGTGAGCGGCGCGAAGGCGCATCCGCTCGCCCAGTTCGGTGACTCGTTGTACGAGGCGTTCGACAACGCGCCCGCCTCACTGGTCATCACGGATCACTCCGGTCAGATCCTCTACCGGAACAAGGCGGCGGGGCGGGCTGTCGCGCTTCTCCTCGAGCGGTCGGGCCCGCGGGCGGTGGAGGAGCTCCAGACGATCCTCAAGAGAGTCGTGCCGAAGATCGACTCGGTCCCGTACGTCAACCCCGCCGAGCCCGGAGCGCTCGTACAGGGAACCGCGATCTATGACCGGTTCGCGGGCGGCTTCCTGGTGACCTACACCGACACCACCGAGCAGGCCCGCGCCCAGGCGCTCGCGAAGGAACTGGCCCAGGAGCTCTCCACGGCCAGCACGTCGCTGGCCGAAGCCGGGCAGGAACTGGTGGGCAACGCGCGGCGCAGCTCCGAGCAGGCCGAAGGCGTCTCGCAGGGCTCGGCCGAGCTGACCGAGAGCATCAAGGAGATCTCGCGCGGCGTGAACAGCGCCTCGACCAGCACCACGGCCGCCGTACAGGCGGCGCGGGACGCCACCCGCCGGATGGGTCAGCTGCAGGAGTCGAGCCAGCGCATCGGCAGCGTCACCAAGCTGATCACCGAGATCGCCGAGCAGACGAACCTGCTGGCCCTCAACGCCACCATCGAGGCAGCACGCGCCGGCGAGCTGGGCAAGGGCTTCGCGGTCGTCGCCGGTGAGGTCAAGGATCTGGCCGCGCGGACCGCCGAGGCCACCGGGCAGATCTCCGAGATCATCGAGGGCATCCAGGCGGAGAGCACCGAAGCCGCCGAGGGGATCTCCGGGATCGTCGAACTGATCGACGCCGTGGCTGAGCAGCAGGGCATGATCGCCGGGGCGGTCGAGGAACAGAGCGCGACCAGCTCCGAGATGACCGGCGGCATGCAGGCCGTCGCGGACGCGGTCCAGTCCTCGGCCGAGGCCGCCGAGACCGTCCTCGCCGCCGCGGCCAGCCTGAAGGACCAGGCGACCCGGCTCATCACCCTCACCGCCACCCAGGACAACTGA
- a CDS encoding metal-dependent hydrolase: MMGPSHALSGAAAWLAGCWALDHLAGYGQSPLAVAVGTTVCAGGALLPDLDLSGKVTRNQGGATVARTFGVFSLFVAEVVEKVSLGVYTATKLRRDPRRDNGHRTFTHTLPFAALVGWGTTELCVRFGKWAVVAIVFFTAGLALRGLFDEWAERAGWLLVTALSGAMAWFTWLNLPGDRGYPLLGMAVGVGCVVHLLGDMITKNGVPILWPIPVGRRMWRMIGVPNAMAVKVGGPGEVIVLRTLFTLVSVLAVAAMFAPHLWHRFDLDTWADNALGER, translated from the coding sequence ATGATGGGTCCTTCGCACGCGCTGTCGGGGGCGGCGGCCTGGCTGGCCGGTTGCTGGGCGCTGGACCACCTCGCCGGGTACGGCCAGTCCCCGCTGGCGGTGGCGGTGGGCACCACGGTCTGCGCGGGCGGGGCCCTGCTGCCCGACCTGGACCTGTCCGGCAAGGTCACCCGCAACCAGGGCGGCGCCACGGTGGCCCGGACCTTCGGGGTGTTCTCGCTGTTCGTGGCGGAGGTGGTGGAGAAGGTCTCGCTCGGCGTCTACACGGCCACCAAGCTGCGCAGGGACCCGCGCCGGGACAACGGGCACCGGACGTTCACCCACACGCTGCCGTTCGCGGCCCTGGTGGGGTGGGGCACCACGGAGCTGTGCGTACGGTTCGGCAAGTGGGCCGTGGTGGCGATCGTGTTCTTCACCGCGGGCCTCGCCCTGCGCGGGCTGTTCGACGAGTGGGCGGAGCGGGCGGGATGGCTGCTCGTCACGGCGCTGTCCGGCGCGATGGCGTGGTTCACCTGGCTGAACCTGCCGGGTGACCGGGGCTATCCCCTGCTGGGCATGGCCGTCGGGGTGGGCTGCGTGGTGCACCTGCTCGGCGACATGATCACCAAGAACGGGGTGCCGATCCTGTGGCCGATCCCGGTGGGCCGCCGGATGTGGCGCATGATCGGGGTGCCCAACGCGATGGCGGTGAAGGTGGGCGGCCCAGGTGAGGTGATCGTGCTGCGCACCCTGTTCACCCTGGTGTCCGTGCTGGCGGTGGCGGCCATGTTCGCGCCGCACCTGTGGCACCGCTTCGACCTGGACACGTGGGCCGACAACGCCCTCGGGGAGCGGTAG
- a CDS encoding DUF1707 SHOCT-like domain-containing protein has translation MSRPNLEVIVNVQDDAAWSGPNRLRTSDSEREQVATILRAAMGEGRLSLAEGEERLAAAYAATYRDELTRLTTDLPGGGRSALLDTPQARSAARRGVRRHAGGVFVLAFALLGLWALSGAHVFWPAIPLALLFLGLFRHARYRRYAHHRYGVAPWNAPGHR, from the coding sequence GTGTCCCGCCCCAATCTGGAGGTCATCGTGAACGTGCAGGACGACGCCGCCTGGTCCGGACCGAACCGGCTCCGGACCTCCGACAGCGAACGCGAGCAGGTCGCCACGATCCTGCGCGCCGCCATGGGCGAGGGCCGACTGAGCCTCGCGGAAGGCGAGGAGCGGCTCGCCGCCGCGTACGCGGCCACCTACCGCGACGAACTCACCCGGCTGACCACGGACCTGCCGGGCGGCGGCCGGTCCGCCCTGCTGGACACGCCGCAGGCCCGCTCGGCCGCCCGGCGCGGTGTGCGCCGCCACGCGGGTGGCGTGTTCGTGCTGGCGTTCGCGCTGCTGGGACTGTGGGCGCTGTCCGGCGCGCACGTGTTCTGGCCCGCGATCCCGCTGGCGTTGCTGTTCCTCGGCCTGTTCCGGCACGCCCGCTACCGCCGCTACGCGCACCACCGCTACGGCGTCGCCCCGTGGAACGCCCCCGGCCACCGGTGA
- a CDS encoding sensor histidine kinase: MRDTPGPWRGQRRAGFGAAVIVALCFHVFGAWNLAGAVPPQGDLLAYVLLLAGPLALAWRRRAPITVLVVAAAAAIGFAALTAPRWTYAVASLIALFSAVKAGRRGPALAVAAVGWLAWVLVTGPFAAPLGLAPAARTDARAALLVAAGLVVTVLLGGAAKARAEHFAEIMKVRAERARAHDEQERRQASEERLRIARELHDVLGHHLSLINVQAGVGLHLMDSRPEQAREALSAIKTASAEALREVRAVLGVLRPEEEAAPRQPALGLDRLAELTADAGLPVTTTTSGERRDLPAEVDRAAYRIVQEALTNVRRHAVPGATARVTVEYAADELRLSVRNDGAAVSGGAAASGAARAPEGNGIVGMRARAEALGGTLRAGPEGGGGFVVDAALPTAAVPARGGA, translated from the coding sequence GTGCGCGACACTCCGGGACCCTGGCGCGGGCAGCGCCGGGCAGGGTTCGGCGCGGCGGTGATCGTCGCGCTCTGCTTCCACGTGTTCGGCGCCTGGAACCTGGCCGGCGCGGTGCCACCCCAGGGCGACCTCCTCGCGTACGTGCTGCTGCTGGCCGGGCCGCTGGCCCTGGCCTGGCGGCGGCGCGCCCCCATCACCGTGCTCGTGGTGGCCGCCGCCGCCGCGATCGGCTTCGCGGCCCTGACCGCCCCGCGCTGGACCTACGCGGTCGCGTCGCTGATCGCGCTGTTCAGCGCGGTCAAGGCGGGCCGGCGCGGGCCCGCGCTGGCCGTGGCGGCCGTGGGCTGGCTCGCCTGGGTGCTGGTCACCGGCCCGTTCGCGGCGCCCCTCGGGTTGGCCCCGGCCGCACGCACCGACGCGCGGGCCGCGCTGCTGGTCGCCGCCGGCCTGGTGGTGACCGTGCTGCTGGGCGGCGCGGCCAAGGCCCGCGCGGAGCATTTCGCCGAGATCATGAAGGTACGGGCTGAGCGCGCCCGCGCCCACGACGAGCAGGAGCGCCGCCAGGCGTCGGAGGAGCGGCTGCGCATCGCCCGCGAGCTGCACGACGTCCTCGGCCACCACCTGTCCCTGATCAACGTGCAGGCGGGGGTCGGCCTGCACCTCATGGACAGCCGCCCCGAACAGGCCCGAGAGGCGCTGTCGGCGATCAAGACGGCGAGCGCGGAAGCCCTGCGTGAGGTCCGGGCGGTGCTGGGGGTGCTGCGCCCCGAGGAGGAGGCGGCGCCCCGCCAGCCTGCGCTGGGCCTGGACCGGCTGGCCGAGCTGACCGCCGATGCGGGCCTGCCGGTCACCACCACGACCAGCGGCGAGCGGCGGGATCTGCCCGCCGAGGTGGACCGGGCCGCGTACCGGATCGTCCAGGAGGCGCTGACCAACGTGCGCCGCCACGCCGTGCCCGGTGCGACCGCGCGGGTCACCGTCGAGTACGCGGCCGACGAGCTGCGCCTGTCGGTACGCAACGACGGCGCGGCGGTCTCCGGTGGGGCGGCCGCGTCCGGGGCCGCCCGCGCGCCGGAGGGCAACGGCATCGTCGGGATGCGGGCCCGCGCCGAGGCGCTCGGCGGCACCCTGCGGGCCGGACCGGAGGGTGGCGGCGGGTTCGTGGTCGACGCGGCGCTGCCGACCGCCGCCGTGCCCGCGCGGGGTGGCGCATGA
- a CDS encoding response regulator codes for MISVLLADDQALVRAGFRALLDAEPDIEVVGEAGDGLAAVRLAGQTRPDVVLMDIRMPGVDGLEATRRIVADPTLAGTRVVILTTFELDEYVFEALRTGAAGFLVKDTEPVELLRGVRAVAAGDALLSPSVTRRVIGEFAAPTGARGRPATVPQGLDQLTDREREVLVLVAEGLSNDEIAARLVISPATAKTHVSRTMVKMGARDRAQLVVHAYEAGLIRPGWLA; via the coding sequence ATGATCTCGGTGCTGCTGGCCGACGACCAGGCCCTGGTCCGGGCGGGTTTCCGCGCGCTGCTCGACGCGGAACCCGACATCGAGGTGGTGGGGGAGGCCGGTGACGGCCTGGCCGCCGTGCGGCTGGCCGGGCAGACCCGCCCCGATGTGGTGCTCATGGACATCCGGATGCCCGGTGTCGACGGCCTGGAGGCGACCCGGCGGATCGTCGCCGACCCCACCCTCGCGGGCACGAGGGTGGTCATTCTGACCACCTTCGAGCTGGACGAGTACGTGTTCGAGGCGCTGCGCACCGGGGCGGCCGGGTTCCTGGTCAAGGACACCGAGCCGGTCGAGCTGCTGCGCGGCGTCCGGGCCGTCGCGGCCGGTGACGCGCTGCTGTCGCCCAGCGTGACCCGCCGGGTGATCGGGGAGTTCGCGGCCCCCACCGGTGCCCGTGGCCGCCCGGCGACCGTGCCGCAGGGCCTGGATCAGCTCACCGACCGGGAACGGGAGGTGCTGGTGCTGGTCGCCGAGGGCCTGTCCAACGACGAGATCGCGGCCCGGCTCGTGATCAGCCCCGCGACGGCCAAGACCCACGTGAGCCGGACGATGGTGAAGATGGGCGCCCGCGACCGCGCCCAGCTCGTGGTGCACGCGTACGAGGCCGGACTGATCCGGCCCGGCTGGCTGGCCTGA
- a CDS encoding DUF4253 domain-containing protein → MLFGKRRDRPHESPLQLPDIALDGGWWAFARARHERTGLWPLLLHGLSEREPDRPWLTGELHPGRSGGTPSDHDPEALLARWWAAGEPEPEEDEEGLLDIVAPFLNGWPGRADAGVPRADPDELGGAEFRSLLAADWIHGSRPGLVPAGRGADVPTVLGWAGPTNHDSDISRVSAVLRDWEDRFGTRLIGLGFDTMYLSVAAPPVERDHALRVAAEHFALAPDNITQGTGSLAEYAGDLMESTRWSFWWD, encoded by the coding sequence ATGCTCTTCGGAAAGCGCCGTGACCGCCCGCACGAGAGTCCCCTTCAGCTGCCCGACATCGCGCTCGACGGGGGCTGGTGGGCCTTCGCGCGGGCCCGGCACGAGCGCACGGGGCTGTGGCCGCTGCTGCTGCACGGCCTGTCCGAACGGGAACCGGACCGGCCGTGGCTCACCGGCGAGCTGCACCCGGGCCGGTCCGGCGGGACACCCTCCGACCATGACCCGGAGGCGTTGCTGGCCCGGTGGTGGGCGGCGGGCGAGCCCGAGCCGGAGGAGGACGAGGAGGGCCTGCTCGACATCGTCGCCCCGTTCCTGAACGGCTGGCCCGGCCGCGCCGACGCGGGTGTTCCGCGGGCCGACCCGGACGAGCTGGGCGGTGCGGAGTTCCGTTCGCTGCTCGCGGCCGACTGGATCCACGGATCGCGGCCCGGGCTGGTGCCGGCTGGGCGGGGCGCCGATGTGCCCACGGTTCTCGGCTGGGCCGGCCCGACCAACCACGACAGCGACATCAGCAGGGTCTCCGCCGTGCTCCGGGACTGGGAGGACCGCTTCGGGACGCGGCTGATCGGGCTCGGCTTCGACACCATGTATCTGAGCGTCGCCGCGCCGCCGGTCGAGCGGGACCACGCGCTGCGGGTGGCCGCCGAGCACTTCGCGCTCGCCCCCGACAACATCACCCAGGGCACCGGGTCGCTGGCGGAGTACGCCGGGGATCTGATGGAAAGCACGCGGTGGTCCTTCTGGTGGGACTGA
- a CDS encoding AraC family transcriptional regulator: MLERLNAALDHIEQRLDATIDPAELARIAVTSEYHLRRMFSALAGMPLSEYIRRRRMTVAGAEVLSGRATLLDIAVRYGYGSAEAFARAFRAVHGVGPGQVRREGAALRAQPRMSFRLVVEGSNSMRYRIVQRDGFRVVGKMARVPLVHEGVNPAIADFIRGIGQPALRRIEELSDAEPDGIISASVNLDESRAEGTELDYYHGVATTGAAPEDLDCLDVAAGTWAVFDSSGAFPQALQGLWRDVFTEWFPSNPYQSRPGPELLRVRLSADAAQAEAQLWIPVETAATTR, encoded by the coding sequence GTGCTGGAACGGCTGAACGCGGCCCTGGACCACATCGAGCAGCGCCTCGACGCCACCATCGACCCCGCCGAACTCGCGCGGATCGCGGTGACGTCGGAGTACCACCTGCGCCGGATGTTCTCGGCGCTGGCCGGGATGCCGCTGTCGGAGTACATCCGGCGACGCCGGATGACCGTCGCGGGCGCGGAGGTGCTGTCGGGTCGCGCGACGCTGCTCGACATCGCGGTGCGCTACGGGTACGGCTCCGCCGAAGCCTTCGCCCGTGCGTTCCGCGCGGTGCACGGCGTCGGACCGGGCCAGGTCCGGCGCGAGGGCGCCGCGCTACGCGCACAGCCTCGGATGTCGTTCCGCCTCGTCGTCGAAGGGAGCAACAGCATGCGGTACCGGATCGTGCAGCGCGACGGATTCCGGGTGGTCGGGAAGATGGCCCGCGTACCCCTCGTGCACGAGGGGGTGAACCCGGCGATCGCCGACTTCATCCGCGGCATCGGGCAGCCGGCGCTGCGCCGGATCGAGGAGCTGTCCGACGCCGAGCCCGACGGGATCATCAGCGCGAGCGTCAACCTCGACGAGAGCCGCGCGGAGGGGACCGAGCTGGACTACTACCACGGCGTCGCCACGACCGGCGCCGCACCGGAAGACCTCGACTGCCTCGACGTCGCGGCGGGCACGTGGGCCGTCTTCGACAGCTCCGGCGCCTTTCCGCAGGCCCTACAGGGACTCTGGCGGGACGTGTTCACCGAGTGGTTCCCGTCCAACCCGTACCAGAGCAGGCCGGGGCCCGAACTCCTGCGCGTCCGGCTGTCGGCGGACGCGGCGCAGGCCGAAGCGCAGTTGTGGATCCCCGTGGAAACGGCCGCGACGACCCGATAA